In Endozoicomonas sp. GU-1, one DNA window encodes the following:
- a CDS encoding DNA methyltransferase, translated as MSNLTENALNAICPYFTMFPLEYPTKILKKLKSESPVVMDPFCGRGTSLFAARKFGVDAWGVDSSPVAVAIARAKLASCESDEVIELAQNLLSKAGDFQLPTSDFFKWAYHRDTLSQICKIRHELLNIQHETDASVVLRAVCLGALHGPLTKSIDTASYFSNQMPRTFSSKPDYSVRYWKERNMKPPKIDFLTVVSKKTLRLHGLADKVSGSFQQILHGDSRLAESFNGSRRDFTTVITSPPYYGMRTYVQDQWLRNWFLGGPDYVNYSIDEQLDHGGQAVFAASLGKVWSNMALSTSDQLRMFVRFGIIPSAKVDAKKLFLESLESSGANWKVVSVRNAKTADEGKRQAGQMKSNSTASSEFDFHVLRV; from the coding sequence ATGAGTAATTTGACAGAAAATGCGTTAAACGCAATCTGTCCCTATTTCACAATGTTTCCCTTGGAATACCCGACCAAAATTCTGAAGAAGCTCAAGTCAGAGTCACCGGTTGTCATGGACCCCTTCTGCGGAAGAGGAACCTCATTATTTGCTGCCAGAAAATTTGGAGTTGATGCGTGGGGCGTCGACTCTTCTCCCGTTGCTGTCGCGATAGCCAGAGCAAAACTAGCAAGTTGTGAGAGCGATGAAGTCATTGAACTTGCACAGAATTTGCTCTCTAAGGCGGGAGATTTTCAGCTACCCACATCGGATTTTTTTAAGTGGGCATACCACAGAGACACTCTTTCACAAATCTGCAAAATCAGACATGAACTCCTAAATATCCAACACGAGACTGATGCATCAGTTGTCTTAAGGGCGGTTTGTTTAGGGGCGCTGCATGGCCCTCTCACTAAATCAATTGATACGGCCTCTTACTTCTCAAATCAGATGCCACGTACGTTTTCGTCTAAGCCAGACTACTCTGTTAGGTACTGGAAAGAACGTAATATGAAGCCGCCCAAGATCGATTTTTTAACGGTCGTAAGCAAAAAAACGTTACGCCTACATGGTCTTGCCGATAAAGTTTCAGGGAGCTTTCAGCAAATTTTGCATGGCGATTCTCGGCTTGCTGAATCATTTAACGGCTCAAGAAGAGATTTCACCACAGTGATAACGTCACCGCCTTACTATGGCATGCGTACATATGTGCAAGACCAGTGGTTAAGAAACTGGTTTTTGGGTGGTCCTGACTATGTCAATTATAGTATCGATGAACAATTGGATCATGGTGGTCAAGCTGTCTTTGCCGCATCACTGGGGAAAGTATGGAGTAACATGGCGCTATCGACTTCTGATCAGCTTAGAATGTTTGTCCGCTTTGGCATCATTCCTTCAGCTAAAGTCGACGCAAAAAAACTTTTTTTGGAATCACTCGAATCTTCAGGCGCTAACTGGAAAGTCGTATCAGTCAGAAACGCCAAAACAGCTGATGAAGGAAAGCGCCAAGCAGGACAAATGAAATCGAACTCGACAGCTTCATCGGAATTCGATTTCCATGTGCTACGAGTTTAG
- a CDS encoding WYL domain-containing protein: protein MKEAVEGTAKRWDQLVRYRVIEIIAQWEGRLTTNHLCDRFSIGRQQASKDINTYSRDIAPGNLEYDSSLKGYRPSKTFKPVISSGLIDEYLHVLDREHDAGHPFQMLGGGVISSEFLKAPVRSIDVEVMRPLVKSIRECRRLEINYTSMGTPEGEYRIIVPHTLVCTSLRWHVRAYCERNRDYRDFVLSRLFGEPELMGRSDQSAEQDEKWNTWVDMVLQPDVRLTTAQKKFVAHEYAMKNGQLTVRTRGALVHYMMQALNITLDKESNPAAQQIEVVNKDEIKGYLFG from the coding sequence ATGAAGGAAGCCGTGGAGGGAACAGCGAAGCGCTGGGATCAACTGGTGAGATACCGGGTGATCGAGATCATTGCTCAATGGGAAGGGAGGCTGACGACCAATCATCTCTGTGATCGATTCAGCATTGGGAGACAGCAAGCGTCAAAGGATATCAATACTTATTCCAGAGATATCGCCCCCGGTAACCTGGAATACGACAGCAGTCTTAAAGGGTATAGACCGAGCAAAACGTTCAAGCCAGTCATCAGCTCCGGCTTGATCGATGAATATTTGCATGTATTAGACAGGGAACATGATGCCGGCCACCCCTTTCAAATGCTGGGCGGAGGTGTCATCAGTAGCGAATTCCTGAAAGCACCAGTGCGCAGTATTGACGTTGAAGTCATGCGCCCATTGGTAAAGTCCATCCGCGAATGCCGACGGCTGGAAATCAACTATACATCCATGGGAACACCCGAGGGCGAATACCGGATCATTGTTCCGCATACTTTGGTGTGTACATCGTTACGATGGCATGTGCGGGCATACTGTGAGAGAAATCGAGATTATCGAGACTTTGTATTAAGTCGGCTCTTTGGAGAACCGGAGTTAATGGGCAGGTCAGACCAGAGCGCAGAGCAGGATGAGAAATGGAACACCTGGGTTGATATGGTTCTGCAGCCTGATGTGCGCCTGACAACGGCACAGAAAAAGTTTGTTGCCCATGAATACGCTATGAAAAATGGACAACTGACAGTTCGCACTCGGGGTGCCCTGGTTCACTACATGATGCAGGCGTTGAATATCACTCTCGACAAGGAGAGCAACCCGGCAGCCCAGCAAATAGAAGTGGTTAACAAGGATGAAATCAAAGGCTATCTGTTCGGTTAA
- a CDS encoding ISL3 family transposase, giving the protein MLIKTILNKVHKLKSFVYQDVKLGLYQGSEVFNVIVVPRKNGHAICSGCQQPAPGYDRLAERRFEFVPLWGIRVFLLYKMRRVECKTCGVKVEQVPWAEGKKELTKVYMQFLANWARKLSWKEVARTFNTSWEKVFHAVEYVVEWGKKHRSLDNIKAIGVDEVAYQIGHKYLTVVYQIDRDCTRLLWVGQERTEATIRSFFAFLGTQRSQRLEYVCSDMWQPYVKAIAVFASQALHILDRFHIVAMLNKAIDEVRTTEHKQLQADGYEPVLKKTRWCLLKRKENLTEKEEIKLNTVLQYNLKSVRAYLLREEFQVFWDYISPHWAGKYLDRWCTRVMRSKIEPMKKVAKTVRRHKPLILNWFKAKKAYSSGIVEGLNTKIKLTTRKSYGFRTYRCAEIALYHALGKLPEPEMTHRFY; this is encoded by the coding sequence ATGCTGATAAAAACTATCCTCAATAAAGTTCATAAACTCAAGTCATTTGTTTATCAGGATGTAAAACTCGGTCTCTATCAAGGCTCTGAAGTATTCAATGTCATCGTGGTCCCACGCAAGAACGGCCATGCTATTTGCTCAGGATGTCAGCAACCAGCTCCGGGCTATGACCGTCTTGCTGAACGTCGTTTCGAGTTTGTCCCTCTCTGGGGAATCAGGGTTTTTCTGCTCTACAAAATGCGTAGGGTTGAATGCAAGACATGTGGCGTAAAGGTTGAGCAGGTTCCATGGGCTGAAGGCAAGAAGGAACTCACCAAAGTTTACATGCAGTTTCTGGCAAACTGGGCTAGAAAGCTCTCCTGGAAGGAGGTCGCCCGTACTTTCAATACCTCGTGGGAGAAGGTCTTCCATGCTGTTGAGTATGTGGTTGAGTGGGGCAAGAAGCATCGTTCACTTGATAATATCAAGGCCATTGGTGTTGATGAGGTGGCGTATCAGATCGGCCATAAATACTTGACTGTTGTCTACCAGATTGATCGCGACTGTACACGGCTACTATGGGTTGGTCAGGAGCGTACCGAAGCTACGATTCGCAGCTTCTTCGCTTTCCTGGGTACACAGCGTAGCCAGCGGTTGGAGTATGTCTGTTCTGATATGTGGCAACCCTACGTAAAAGCGATTGCGGTGTTTGCCAGCCAAGCATTACATATTCTGGATCGCTTTCATATCGTTGCCATGCTGAATAAGGCCATTGATGAAGTCAGGACCACGGAACACAAACAGCTTCAGGCAGATGGTTATGAACCGGTGCTGAAAAAAACACGCTGGTGTCTGCTCAAGCGAAAAGAGAACCTGACCGAGAAAGAAGAGATCAAGCTGAACACAGTGCTTCAGTACAACCTCAAAAGTGTCAGAGCCTATCTTCTCAGAGAAGAGTTCCAAGTGTTCTGGGACTACATTTCACCACACTGGGCAGGAAAATACCTGGACCGGTGGTGTACAAGAGTGATGCGATCAAAGATAGAACCGATGAAGAAAGTTGCTAAAACTGTTCGACGACACAAGCCACTTATCCTGAACTGGTTCAAGGCGAAAAAGGCGTATTCCAGCGGTATCGTTGAGGGTCTGAACACCAAGATAAAACTCACTACGAGAAAATCATACGGTTTCAGAACCTACAGATGTGCGGAAATTGCGTTATATCATGCGCTTGGCAAGTTACCTGAACCGGAAATGACCCACAGATTTTACTGA
- a CDS encoding type II toxin-antitoxin system RelE/ParE family toxin encodes MIEWSSAALEQLEAHCEFIDNHVEGIASEDVVVEIVDTIASLERFPKMGRRIKNNIYKLTAVSSRYIIHYTIGNTVRIEGIYHYRQNRDRP; translated from the coding sequence TTGATTGAATGGAGTTCAGCCGCGCTTGAACAGCTGGAAGCGCACTGCGAGTTTATAGACAATCATGTTGAGGGAATCGCTTCTGAGGATGTTGTGGTTGAGATTGTTGATACAATTGCCAGTCTGGAACGATTTCCGAAAATGGGTCGGCGGATTAAAAACAATATCTATAAATTAACCGCAGTCTCTTCCAGGTACATCATTCACTACACCATTGGTAATACGGTAAGAATTGAAGGTATCTATCATTACCGGCAAAATCGCGACAGGCCATAG
- a CDS encoding PIN domain-containing protein — protein sequence MAEYMVDTDICIAVLKHNRPVIDKFIEHQGKVYVSSISCYELQFGIEKGDPEHRQGKESKLSFFLEGVNVIDFDGAAARESAKVREELQRGQQIGAYDTLLAAHARSRGMVMVTHNQREFSRVPGLQLADWLG from the coding sequence ATGGCGGAATACATGGTTGATACCGATATTTGTATTGCGGTTTTAAAACATAATCGCCCGGTCATTGATAAGTTTATTGAGCATCAGGGGAAGGTCTATGTTTCATCCATTTCCTGTTACGAGTTGCAGTTCGGCATTGAAAAAGGTGACCCTGAACACAGGCAGGGCAAGGAAAGTAAGCTGTCGTTCTTTTTAGAGGGAGTGAACGTGATCGACTTTGACGGGGCAGCCGCCCGGGAGTCAGCAAAAGTCAGAGAGGAATTGCAAAGGGGGCAACAAATTGGTGCTTATGATACCTTGCTGGCAGCCCATGCCAGAAGCCGGGGGATGGTAATGGTCACTCATAATCAGCGGGAATTTTCTAGAGTCCCCGGATTGCAACTTGCCGATTGGTTGGGCTGA
- a CDS encoding CopG family ribbon-helix-helix protein has translation MAMIAKPVRFEEKQLEQLSQLARQEDRDVSWLIRRAVQEMLDARDWQLKKTEATIAAVEAGEMETIPHDEVVRRLKERGRLS, from the coding sequence ATGGCAATGATCGCGAAACCGGTAAGGTTTGAGGAAAAACAGCTGGAGCAGTTAAGCCAGTTGGCCCGGCAAGAGGATAGGGATGTGTCCTGGCTGATCCGGCGGGCGGTTCAGGAGATGCTTGATGCCCGTGACTGGCAGTTGAAGAAAACCGAAGCGACTATCGCAGCGGTTGAGGCCGGTGAGATGGAGACCATTCCCCATGATGAAGTGGTCAGGAGGCTGAAGGAAAGGGGTAGGCTGTCTTGA
- a CDS encoding nucleotidyltransferase domain-containing protein, with protein sequence MPDIASALFTKTQQRLLTLFYGKPDCSFYLNEVARMAGVGKGAVVREIKKMTEAGLLNSYQQGNQKHYQANPDNPVFEELKAITRKTFGLRGVVKTALEPLLGQCELAFIYGSVAKGEEHSGSDIDVMLVGHNLSYGDIMEKLESAEQQLGRIINPTLLTPDEFQQRKNDKQSFITRVMEQPKLWLATDPTTGDKQ encoded by the coding sequence GTGCCTGATATCGCTTCCGCATTGTTTACCAAAACCCAGCAGCGGCTGCTGACACTGTTTTACGGCAAGCCCGACTGCTCATTCTACCTGAACGAAGTCGCTCGTATGGCCGGTGTCGGCAAAGGGGCTGTGGTACGTGAAATAAAGAAAATGACCGAAGCCGGTCTGCTAAACAGTTATCAACAAGGAAACCAAAAACACTATCAGGCAAATCCTGACAACCCTGTTTTCGAAGAGTTGAAAGCCATTACCCGAAAAACCTTTGGTCTTCGGGGTGTCGTCAAAACCGCTTTGGAACCTTTGCTCGGGCAGTGTGAACTGGCCTTTATCTATGGCTCTGTGGCAAAGGGTGAAGAACATTCAGGCAGTGATATTGATGTCATGCTGGTAGGGCACAACCTGAGTTATGGCGACATCATGGAAAAGCTCGAATCCGCAGAACAGCAACTGGGCCGAATCATTAACCCTACCCTGCTCACCCCCGATGAGTTTCAACAGCGAAAAAACGACAAACAGAGTTTTATCACCCGGGTGATGGAACAGCCCAAACTCTGGTTGGCCACGGATCCAACGACAGGTGACAAACAATGA
- a CDS encoding exonuclease domain-containing protein, translated as MDRVIVIDTETTGLSPSRGGHRVINIAAVEIIDGKITGNTFHSFINPEGKKSQPGAFKVHKLTEEFLAKQPTFSEIATPLLDFISGAKLSFYSKNFDMSFIQSELDRSGINVVLSRDFESSCLMIDFANRENNGKYLKLDSACIRYGIDISQRKVHGAAIDAELTAHLYVKFHYGDEKPLNRTPHQKPREEKEARPIPRAFKHPKSGLMIQLNHCKNPNCDNYGVPALNPKLKKSGEPKKGLGNAYKLTNSKTGKSLTCKLCGSSTKLINNKAFVEESLRLNELFRLREISCPDVKLRTSNRRTRPCRNSTVSIYKHPKRYTLQGTRASASKGQEELSSQRVQCNACKNEFTIPLNPQMGQSRKDVNVALFKGLVNKGILNRLSELLEISMSLIYHKLEFFYEQCIQFDQWHINQNLDILKGKRLTLSMDRQHYLVNWTEKEDARPTKLVNTSTVDNQSRFVFASTLNFDFISDWEIIKKDSAMRRDAEKPEWKRRYAQYVLKDREVQGDDVNDELSLKAPQKGLLVQQTYSLMAHLEQMKPFYDTIDYAYLMADDDEGFELGICLVLRELIENQKIYPVLIRADRNNASQMQDKRSWAEQVLRKHGVEFSGSGKDNLTLEEKRELAQKYWAANLEQQLHNAGQSRSEWLVHPFPKSQHSVQLKPLVGVNKDRWLDVAENLFDSSTQGVDNYFQMIRRRINVLERPITSATNGHRWNGYASYNPKWSVMLVEILRVYNNYIITDSKKLKNKGSKQEPLTPAQKLCLAKKRYSIQDILSFSAFKEFKENTLPQDADDKV; from the coding sequence ATGGACAGAGTTATTGTTATTGATACGGAAACTACAGGGCTGTCACCATCTAGGGGCGGACATCGTGTAATCAATATTGCGGCGGTGGAGATCATCGACGGGAAGATTACGGGCAACACCTTTCATTCGTTTATTAACCCCGAAGGAAAGAAGAGCCAGCCCGGAGCTTTCAAAGTTCACAAACTTACGGAAGAGTTTCTTGCAAAACAGCCCACATTCTCTGAAATAGCCACGCCTCTGTTGGATTTCATTTCAGGGGCAAAGCTCTCTTTTTATTCAAAAAACTTCGATATGTCTTTTATCCAGTCTGAGCTGGATCGAAGCGGTATAAATGTTGTACTAAGCAGAGATTTCGAATCCTCCTGCCTAATGATTGATTTCGCCAACCGGGAAAACAATGGCAAATACCTTAAGCTGGATTCTGCCTGTATCAGATACGGTATCGATATATCTCAAAGAAAGGTGCATGGTGCTGCCATTGACGCAGAATTAACAGCTCACCTGTACGTCAAATTTCACTATGGCGATGAAAAGCCTCTTAATCGAACGCCTCACCAGAAACCCAGAGAGGAAAAAGAAGCCCGGCCTATACCGAGGGCGTTCAAGCACCCGAAATCAGGGCTAATGATACAGCTCAACCACTGTAAGAATCCTAATTGTGATAATTATGGTGTACCAGCACTGAACCCAAAATTGAAAAAGTCCGGTGAGCCAAAGAAAGGCTTAGGCAACGCTTACAAGCTGACAAACAGCAAGACTGGTAAATCGCTCACCTGCAAGCTATGTGGATCAAGCACAAAGCTCATTAACAATAAAGCATTTGTAGAAGAATCGCTCAGGCTTAATGAACTTTTCAGGTTAAGAGAGATTTCATGCCCCGATGTAAAGCTTCGTACTTCAAACAGGCGCACAAGACCATGTCGCAACTCAACAGTCAGTATCTATAAACACCCAAAAAGATACACATTGCAAGGCACGCGAGCTTCAGCCTCCAAAGGACAAGAGGAACTATCTTCTCAACGTGTTCAATGTAATGCTTGCAAAAATGAGTTCACTATTCCGTTGAACCCTCAAATGGGGCAATCTCGAAAAGACGTCAATGTGGCGCTGTTCAAGGGGTTGGTCAATAAAGGAATTTTGAACCGGCTCTCGGAGCTGCTCGAAATATCCATGAGCCTGATTTACCACAAACTTGAATTCTTTTATGAGCAGTGCATTCAGTTTGATCAGTGGCATATCAATCAAAATCTGGACATCCTGAAAGGAAAACGACTGACTCTCAGCATGGATCGCCAGCACTACCTGGTTAATTGGACAGAAAAAGAGGATGCCAGGCCAACAAAGTTGGTCAATACAAGCACTGTTGATAACCAGAGCCGGTTTGTCTTCGCCAGCACATTAAATTTCGACTTTATTAGTGACTGGGAAATCATCAAAAAAGACAGCGCCATGCGCCGGGACGCTGAAAAACCGGAATGGAAGCGGCGTTATGCTCAATATGTACTCAAGGATAGAGAAGTGCAAGGAGATGATGTTAATGATGAATTGTCTCTGAAAGCGCCTCAAAAAGGGCTTCTGGTGCAGCAAACATATTCATTAATGGCCCACTTGGAGCAAATGAAGCCATTCTATGACACCATCGACTACGCATACTTGATGGCCGACGACGATGAAGGGTTTGAGCTGGGGATCTGCCTGGTGCTTAGAGAATTAATTGAGAATCAGAAAATCTACCCTGTTTTAATTCGTGCGGACAGGAATAATGCAAGCCAAATGCAGGACAAAAGATCCTGGGCAGAACAGGTGTTACGAAAGCACGGAGTTGAGTTCAGCGGAAGCGGCAAGGATAACCTCACGCTTGAGGAAAAAAGAGAGCTTGCCCAGAAGTATTGGGCAGCAAATTTGGAGCAACAGTTACATAACGCGGGTCAAAGCCGCTCTGAATGGCTGGTTCACCCTTTCCCAAAATCACAACACTCTGTCCAGTTGAAGCCATTGGTTGGTGTCAACAAAGATCGATGGCTTGATGTGGCGGAGAACTTGTTTGATAGCTCAACTCAAGGCGTAGACAACTACTTTCAGATGATTCGCAGAAGAATCAATGTACTCGAACGCCCGATCACTTCAGCAACCAATGGCCATCGTTGGAACGGTTATGCATCCTACAACCCTAAGTGGAGTGTCATGCTTGTAGAGATTCTGCGGGTGTACAACAACTACATTATTACCGACTCCAAAAAGTTGAAGAACAAAGGCAGCAAGCAGGAGCCATTAACTCCTGCTCAGAAACTCTGTCTAGCCAAAAAGCGCTACTCAATACAAGATATCTTGAGCTTCAGTGCGTTCAAGGAGTTCAAAGAAAATACCCTTCCCCAAGATGCTGACGACAAAGTGTGA
- the vapB gene encoding type II toxin-antitoxin system VapB family antitoxin → METSVFFNNKTQAVRIPKELAFPDTVKRVMVRKEGKAIILTPIEDYWETFLAMEPIDDFPEREQPACQDREDF, encoded by the coding sequence ATGGAGACCAGCGTATTTTTTAACAATAAAACGCAGGCTGTCAGAATTCCGAAAGAGCTTGCCTTTCCGGATACGGTTAAGCGAGTCATGGTGCGTAAAGAAGGAAAAGCCATCATCCTGACGCCGATCGAAGACTACTGGGAAACATTTCTGGCGATGGAACCCATTGATGATTTTCCAGAGCGGGAGCAACCGGCCTGTCAGGATCGGGAGGACTTTTAA
- a CDS encoding DEAD/DEAH box helicase — protein MHHRVKQVQIQQRPRLLCFGRQKSWQSKLSEDSSEVKAIVSKAKSLNRHPLNSSQIDAIKGCAKHALSIIWGPPGTGKTDTLSALIHALALEAIAKGSGLKILLTGPNYRAVQELIERTITSIENDASCVLDVFSGFSRSREPIPLNLNAAHLNGGALRFTDNDPLYGRFLQSMQDTNRVTIVGTAAHALPSMVQLLDYQSPLAPIFDLTIVDESSQVPVTLALRALAVLKDSSQLVIAGDHMQMPPISSLDAPVGAEYLVGSIQTYLLQRFNLKPLPLLVNYRSGADIVAYARSLDYPQALVPEFPDLRIHHINAPGSAPAATGISYSSLIGETLAPNKSVITLIHEDIASSQANPEEAELVVTLIWHLFNSASYFLDGTKQAVNHRPASEDEFFEKCVGIVTPHKAQKSLIISKLNQLFPNADKEKIFSAVDTVERFQGGQRHTIIVSFGVGDSEIVESEEEFLMQLERTNVAVSRAMAKCIMIMPKSLAYHLPSDKKIAKSARALKSYIDEFCSETQKYVHPLSSGNREFDLRWHERV, from the coding sequence GTGCACCATCGCGTAAAGCAGGTACAGATCCAGCAACGCCCGCGTCTGCTATGCTTTGGGAGGCAAAAAAGCTGGCAAAGCAAGCTGTCCGAAGATTCTTCTGAGGTAAAAGCAATTGTTTCAAAAGCCAAGAGCTTAAATCGACATCCTCTTAATTCAAGCCAAATCGATGCGATTAAGGGGTGTGCTAAGCATGCTCTCAGTATTATCTGGGGGCCTCCTGGTACGGGCAAAACCGATACGTTGTCGGCATTGATCCATGCGTTAGCTTTAGAAGCTATTGCGAAAGGTTCTGGTCTTAAAATTCTACTAACCGGACCTAACTATCGCGCTGTTCAAGAATTAATAGAGAGAACGATTACCAGCATCGAAAATGACGCATCATGTGTACTTGATGTATTTAGCGGCTTTTCTCGTTCAAGAGAGCCGATACCCCTGAACCTTAATGCAGCCCATTTGAATGGCGGTGCGTTAAGGTTTACTGACAACGATCCGTTGTACGGAAGGTTTTTGCAAAGCATGCAGGATACCAATAGGGTGACAATTGTTGGTACCGCTGCACACGCCCTGCCATCGATGGTGCAACTGTTGGACTACCAAAGCCCATTGGCACCCATATTCGATTTAACGATTGTTGATGAGAGCTCACAGGTTCCCGTAACTCTGGCACTACGCGCTTTAGCAGTTCTTAAGGATTCGTCACAGTTGGTGATTGCAGGAGACCACATGCAAATGCCGCCAATTTCGAGCCTAGACGCCCCAGTTGGCGCAGAGTATCTAGTTGGGAGTATTCAGACATATCTATTGCAACGGTTTAACTTGAAGCCCTTACCCTTATTGGTCAACTATCGTTCAGGTGCAGACATCGTTGCTTACGCACGCAGCCTCGATTACCCTCAGGCTTTGGTTCCCGAATTTCCAGATTTACGGATACATCACATCAATGCACCTGGCAGTGCTCCAGCTGCGACCGGCATTTCTTATTCTTCCCTGATAGGTGAAACATTAGCGCCGAATAAATCGGTAATCACTTTAATTCATGAAGATATCGCATCGTCCCAAGCAAATCCCGAAGAGGCAGAATTAGTTGTTACTTTGATTTGGCACTTATTTAACAGCGCCAGCTATTTCCTTGATGGGACGAAGCAGGCAGTTAACCACAGACCTGCAAGTGAAGATGAATTCTTCGAAAAATGTGTGGGAATAGTAACGCCTCATAAGGCTCAGAAATCGCTGATAATTTCGAAGCTAAATCAACTGTTTCCAAATGCAGATAAAGAGAAGATATTTTCTGCAGTCGACACTGTCGAGCGCTTTCAAGGTGGCCAGCGACACACAATCATTGTTTCATTTGGTGTTGGTGATTCAGAAATTGTGGAGTCAGAGGAAGAGTTCTTGATGCAACTAGAGCGAACCAATGTCGCGGTATCCCGCGCAATGGCGAAGTGCATAATGATTATGCCGAAGTCACTTGCCTATCATTTGCCAAGCGACAAAAAGATCGCCAAATCGGCCAGAGCCTTGAAATCTTACATCGACGAATTCTGCTCGGAAACACAAAAGTATGTTCATCCGCTATCCAGCGGAAATAGAGAGTTCGACCTAAGATGGCATGAACGCGTGTGA